One Oryza glaberrima chromosome 11, OglaRS2, whole genome shotgun sequence genomic region harbors:
- the LOC127755540 gene encoding coiled-coil domain-containing protein SCD2-like isoform X1: MDAAAAAAPRGGSTGRRPTSSSSASSAAAAARAAAAREAMARMEEMMLAHAGAAGEFSIILDAPLPSLHHYRRNPTPDAAARRGGGGRDEVPARLRREGSGHDAAAVDDLNAAARSRRGADRYRDGAGAGRPRADRYYRGGEEEERVEAPVRLVAPRGGARREGARGGGGGDAPPPPVRPASAEGKPAAAVVEEDTALQLLARGRGGRSSSATRRVEEERPSSRRSGRERAGDTGAIKAVEPEKPAAEVEAEVVGRWSRRERDDGGEEAAVSRKPLAAAPVVVDEEETPLQPLARGARSSSAARRVVQEEPQVVEAVAARPSSRRSRREGNGDAGVKAVVPDAAAEVEPEIAGRWSSRRSEDGSEEAAAVLPKPLAAIVTGARSRSNSPAISRNGMDTGAANRPPSTGRSTFAPPVGVNIRPLQAVEMPNGTPRERRAIYPDPTFAQSTRSRDSHDSSTITEELEMLKDENVNLLEKLGLAEERFRQSEARTRELEKQVANLGDGLSMEVKLMKRREEMLVRKEQEIRKALISKNDKSEEIATLQKQLQSAREKEAAAVQKLQEAESETKSLRTMTHRMILSKEEMEEVVMKRCWLARYWGLAVQYGIYPDISMSKHEYWSSFAPLPFEYVTAAGQRAKDGSLRSGDDLEDTERFVHELTVTAGEGNIETMLSVDKGLQELAFLKVEDAVLIALAHHHRPNVAELVDPDIKSSGDEKFTEAFDLSKEEEEDVLFKQAWLVYFWRRAKTHNVEDDIAEERLQMWIDRHGQQPTSHDAVDVDMGIRELRRLGIEQLLWELSRREANSTKEEELNSTKEELKNTTTKDEMDTTNEESSDVEDLT, encoded by the exons atggacgccgcggccgcggccgccccgCGCGGCGGCAGCACCGGGCGACgcccgacctcctcctcctcggcctccagcgcggccgccgcggcgcgcgcggcggcggcccgcgaGGCGATGGCGCGCATGGAGGAGATGATGCTcgcccacgccggcgccgccggcgagttcAGCATCATCCTCGACGCACCCCTCCCTTCCCTCCACCACTACCGCCGCAACCCCACACCtgacgccgccgcgcggcgcgggggcggcgggagggacGAGGTCCCCGCGCGTCTGCGGCGCGAGGGGAgcggccacgacgccgccgccgtcgacgacctgAACGCCGCGGCGCGCTCCCGCCGTGGGGCGGACAGGTACCGGGACGGAGCCGGAGCGGGGAGGCCGCGCGCTGACAGGTACTAccggggtggggaggaggaagagcgggTGGAGGCGCCGGTGCGGTTGGTTGCCCCgcgtggcggcgcgcggagggAGGGTgcccgtggcggtggcggtggcgacgctCCTCCACCGCCCGTGAGGCCCGCCTCCGCCGAGGGgaaaccggcggcggcggtagtaGAGGAGGATACAGCGCTGCAGCTGCTGGCGCGTGGCCGTGGCGGGCGGAGCTCGAGCGCGACGAGgcgcgtggaggaggagaggccgtCGAGCCGGCGATCGGGGCGGGAACGCGCCGGGGACACCGGTGCGATTAAGGCCGTCGAGCCcgagaagccggcggcggaggtcgagGCGGAGGTCGTGGGGCGGTGGAGCAGGCGAGAgcgcgatgacggcggcgaggaggcggcggtctcGCGGAAGCCGTTGGCAGCAGCGCCGGTGGTCgtggatgaggaggagacgCCCCTGCAGCCGCTGGCGCGTGGCGCGCGGAgctcgagcgcggcgaggcgcgTCGTGCAGGAGGAGCCGCAGGTGGTGGAGGCTgtggcggcgaggccgtcgaGCCGGCGGTCGAGACGGGAAGGCAATGGGGACGCCGGTGTGAAGGCCGTTGTgccggacgcggcggcggaggtggagccgGAGATCGCTGGGCGGTGGAGCAGCCGGCGAAGCGAGGATGGcagtgaggaggcggcggcggttttgCCTAAGCCGTTGGCCGCGATCGTCACCGGAGCTCGGAGCAGGAGCAACTCACCGGCGATAA GTCGGAATGGTATGGACACTGGTGCAGCAAATCGCCCACCATCAACTGGAAGGTCAACTTTTGCACCACCTGTTGGGGTTAATATCAGACCTCTACAAGCGGTGGAAATGCCAAATGGGACCCCTCGGGAAAGAAG gGCAATCTATCCAGATCCCACTTTTGCTCAGTCGACACGGTCACGAGACTCACATGACAGTTCAACAATAACAGAAGAG CTTGAGATGCTAAAAGATGAAAATGTAAACCTTTTGGAGAAG CTTGGACTAGCTGAAGAGAGATTTAGACAATCTGAAGCCCGGACAAGGGAGCTCGAGAAACAG GTTGCTAATCTCGGTGATGGGTTATCTATGGAAGTTAAGCTTATGAAAAG GAGGGAGGAGATGCTCGTAAGAAAGGAG caagaaaTAAGAAAAGCACTTATATCAAAGAATGATAAAAGCGAGGAAATTGCCACTCTTCAAAAACAGCTGCAG TCTGCAAGAGAAAAGGAGGCTGCTGCTGTTCAGAAACTCCAAGAAGCAGAGTCTGAAACAAAATCTTTACGCACGATGACACACAGGATGATCTTGAGCAAGGAAGAAATG GAAGAAGTTGTTATGAAGAGGTGTTGGCTTGCTCGTTATTGGGGCTTGGCTGTTCAATATG GCATCTATCCTGATATTTCCATGTCAAAACATGAATACTGGTCTTCATTTGCTCCTCTTCCCTTTGAGTATGTAACAGCTGCTGGACAGAGAGCTAAGGATGGATCTCTTCGTAGTG GTGATGATTTGGAAGACACAGAAAGGTTTGTTCATGAGTTGACAGTAACAGCTGGAGAAGGCAACATAGAAACCATGCTTTCTGTTGATAAAGGGCTTCAAGAACTAGCTTTCTTGAAG GTTGAGGATGCTGTTCTTATTGCTCTTGCCCATCATCATCGTCCTAATGTTGCTGAACTAGTAGACCCAG ATATTAAATCATCTGGTGATGAAAAATTCACTGAAGCATTTG ATCTCagcaaggaggaagaggaagatgtATTGTTCAAGCAG GCATGGCTCGTATATTTCTGGAGAAGGGCTAAAACCCATAACGTGGAAGATGATATTGCTGAGGAGCGGTTGCAGATGTGGATTGATCGACAtgggcagcagcccacctcACATGATGCTGTAGATG TTGATATGGGTATACGCGAGCTGAGGCGCCTAGGAATCGAACAGCTACTATGGGAACTTTCGCGGAGAGAGGCGAACTCTACCAAAGAAGAGGAGCTGAACAGCACCAAAGAAGAGCTGAAAAACACCACCACAAAAGATGAGATGGACACCACCAACGAGGAATCGTCCGATGTCGAGGATCTGACCTAG